The following proteins are co-located in the Barnesiella propionica genome:
- a CDS encoding ABC transporter substrate-binding protein, translating to MKALKNLSLLLLLVLAFTGCHNKSSKLADFNRTVYTPEYASGFDIKGADGKKSVLVTVTNPWQGADSITTNLFIARDDEEVPADFTGQMLKGDAERIVCMSSTHIAMLDAIGETGRVVGVSGIDYISNPDIQARRDSVGDVGYEGNINYELLLSLDPDLVLLYGVNGASSMEGKLKELDIPFMYVGDYLEESPLGKAEWLVALSEVIGKRAEGEKVFAEIPVRYNVLKKKVADNILDAPSVMLNTPYGDSWFMPSTESYVARLIKDAGGDYIYKKNTGNASAPIDLEEAYLLASQADMWLHVGMANTLDELKAACPKFIDTRCFRGGQVYNNNARTNAAGGNDYYESAVVNPDLVLRDLVKIFHPELVEEDFVYYKQLK from the coding sequence ATGAAAGCATTAAAGAATTTAAGCCTGCTGTTGCTACTTGTATTAGCATTCACAGGCTGCCACAATAAAAGTTCAAAACTCGCCGATTTCAACCGAACGGTCTATACACCTGAATACGCTTCGGGGTTTGACATAAAAGGTGCAGACGGCAAAAAGAGCGTATTGGTTACCGTCACGAACCCTTGGCAGGGCGCCGACAGCATCACTACGAACCTGTTCATTGCCCGTGATGACGAAGAGGTTCCGGCGGATTTCACCGGTCAGATGCTCAAGGGGGATGCCGAGCGCATCGTCTGCATGTCCTCGACCCATATCGCCATGCTCGACGCAATCGGCGAAACGGGACGCGTAGTCGGCGTGTCAGGCATCGACTACATCTCCAATCCCGACATTCAGGCACGGCGGGACAGCGTTGGAGATGTGGGCTACGAAGGGAACATCAATTACGAACTGCTGCTCTCGCTTGACCCCGACCTCGTGTTGCTTTACGGCGTGAACGGGGCAAGCTCGATGGAGGGTAAGCTCAAAGAGTTGGATATCCCGTTCATGTATGTCGGCGATTACCTCGAAGAGTCTCCGCTGGGCAAAGCCGAATGGCTGGTGGCACTTTCGGAGGTTATCGGAAAACGGGCGGAGGGCGAAAAAGTATTCGCGGAAATCCCCGTCAGATACAATGTCCTGAAAAAGAAAGTAGCGGACAATATCCTCGACGCTCCGTCAGTCATGCTCAACACGCCTTACGGCGACAGCTGGTTCATGCCCTCGACCGAAAGCTATGTCGCCCGGTTAATCAAAGATGCCGGAGGCGATTACATCTACAAGAAGAACACAGGAAACGCTTCCGCGCCCATCGACCTCGAAGAGGCGTATCTGCTGGCCTCGCAAGCCGATATGTGGCTGCATGTGGGGATGGCGAACACGCTTGATGAACTGAAAGCCGCATGCCCGAAGTTCATCGACACCCGCTGTTTCCGTGGTGGACAGGTCTATAACAACAACGCCCGCACCAATGCTGCTGGCGGCAACGACTACTATGAGTCGGCGGTCGTAAATCCCGACCTCGTGCTGCGAGACCTCGTGAAGATATTCCACCCCGAACTGGTCGAGGAAGATTTCGTCTATTACAAGCAACTGAAATAG
- a CDS encoding FecCD family ABC transporter permease has protein sequence MRSRSAILFAMLAALTLFLFLLDLAVGAVAVPLGDVWAALTGGDCPRATAKIILNIRLIKAVVALLAGAALSVSGLQMQTLFRNPLAGPYVLGISSGASLGVALVVLAGFGSSIGIAGAAWLGAALVLVVIAAVGHRIKDIMVILILGMMFSSGVGAIVQILQYLSKEESLKAFVIWTMGSLGDVTFDQLAVLVPSIIAGLLLAVVTIKPLNLLLFGEEYAVTMGLNIRRSRGLLFLSTTLLAGTVTAFCGPIGFIGLAMPHVTRMLFRNSDHRVLVPGTVLSGAAVLLLCDLVSKMFTLPINAITALLGIPIVVWVVLRNKSVTA, from the coding sequence ATGCGCTCCCGTTCCGCCATATTGTTTGCCATGCTGGCCGCCCTCACCCTTTTCCTGTTTCTGCTGGATTTGGCGGTGGGGGCAGTCGCCGTACCGCTCGGCGATGTATGGGCGGCTTTGACGGGCGGCGACTGCCCGCGGGCGACGGCGAAAATTATACTGAATATCCGACTGATTAAGGCGGTGGTCGCGTTGCTGGCCGGAGCAGCTCTGTCGGTCAGCGGTCTTCAGATGCAAACCCTCTTCCGCAATCCTCTTGCCGGCCCCTACGTGCTCGGCATCAGTTCGGGCGCGAGCCTCGGCGTGGCACTCGTCGTGCTTGCAGGCTTCGGTTCGTCGATAGGCATTGCCGGGGCGGCTTGGCTCGGAGCGGCGCTCGTGCTGGTCGTCATCGCCGCCGTCGGCCACCGCATCAAGGACATCATGGTGATTCTGATTCTCGGCATGATGTTCTCGTCGGGAGTCGGCGCGATTGTACAGATATTGCAATATCTCAGCAAGGAAGAATCCCTGAAAGCCTTTGTCATTTGGACGATGGGGTCGCTCGGCGACGTGACCTTCGACCAGCTTGCGGTACTCGTCCCGTCGATTATCGCCGGACTGTTGTTGGCGGTGGTGACGATCAAGCCGCTCAACTTACTGCTGTTCGGCGAGGAGTATGCCGTGACGATGGGGCTGAACATCCGACGCTCGCGCGGGCTGCTGTTCCTCTCCACGACGCTGCTTGCTGGTACGGTGACCGCCTTTTGCGGTCCGATAGGCTTCATCGGACTGGCCATGCCCCACGTCACGAGAATGCTGTTCCGCAACAGCGACCATCGGGTACTCGTACCGGGAACCGTTCTTTCGGGTGCGGCGGTGCTGCTTCTTTGCGACCTCGTTTCTAAAATGTTCACCCTGCCGATCAACGCCATCACCGCATTGCTGGGAATCCCCATCGTGGTGTGGGTGGTCTTGCGCAATAAATCCGTCACCGCATGA
- a CDS encoding ABC transporter ATP-binding protein, producing the protein MIKLHDFSIGYGERTLLCEVETTIEKGRLTALIGRNGTGKSTLLRAIAGLNRRYTGRILLDGHNAADMRAAEMARTLAFVTTERTRIANLKCKDVVAIGRAPYTNWIGKMQEVDKEIVMRSLASVGMEAYAERTMDKMSDGECQRIMIARALAQDTPIILLDEPTSFLDMPNRYELCTLLARLAHEENKCILFSTHELDIALSLADAIALIDPPQLSYMPTEEMRRSGCIERLFRNNCVTFDATTGFIKVGQ; encoded by the coding sequence ATGATAAAGTTACACGATTTTTCCATAGGCTACGGCGAGCGCACCTTGCTCTGCGAGGTGGAAACCACCATAGAAAAGGGCAGGCTGACTGCCCTTATCGGGCGCAACGGCACGGGCAAATCGACACTGCTTCGAGCCATCGCCGGACTGAACCGCCGTTATACCGGCCGAATCCTGCTCGACGGGCATAACGCCGCCGATATGCGAGCAGCAGAAATGGCCAGAACGCTGGCATTCGTCACGACCGAGCGCACACGCATCGCCAATCTCAAATGCAAGGATGTCGTGGCTATCGGCCGCGCACCCTATACCAACTGGATTGGAAAGATGCAGGAGGTCGACAAGGAGATCGTCATGCGGTCGCTCGCCTCGGTGGGCATGGAGGCTTATGCGGAGCGCACGATGGACAAGATGTCGGACGGCGAGTGCCAGCGCATCATGATCGCACGGGCGTTGGCGCAGGATACGCCGATTATCCTGCTCGACGAACCCACCTCGTTTCTCGATATGCCCAACCGCTACGAATTGTGTACACTGCTGGCACGGCTGGCGCATGAAGAAAACAAGTGCATCCTTTTTTCCACGCACGAGCTGGATATCGCCCTCTCGCTTGCCGATGCGATAGCCCTTATCGACCCACCCCAGTTGTCGTATATGCCGACCGAAGAGATGCGCCGGAGCGGCTGCATCGAGCGGCTGTTCCGAAATAATTGTGTGACGTTCGATGCCACGACAGGATTCATAAAAGTGGGACAATGA
- a CDS encoding DUF2284 domain-containing protein, with protein sequence MTKEYIIENFTANISVDEYISRFRDEKRFVEFCKQCPNYGNSWGCPPFDFDTGEFLRQYEYAHLMATKIIPVEKNIPIDRTQELIKPERLRIERELLEMEHRYGGRAFAYVGKCLYCPDSECARKCNRPCLHPDKVRPSLEAFGFDMTRTLSELFGIELLWGKDGILPEYLVIVSGLFHNSAENIISHTKRNQDSGNL encoded by the coding sequence ATGACTAAGGAATATATCATAGAGAATTTCACAGCAAATATCAGCGTGGACGAATATATTTCACGCTTCCGGGACGAAAAACGTTTTGTCGAATTTTGCAAACAATGCCCCAACTACGGTAATAGTTGGGGATGCCCGCCGTTCGATTTCGATACCGGAGAATTTCTGCGCCAATATGAATATGCCCACCTGATGGCCACGAAAATAATTCCGGTCGAGAAAAATATTCCGATAGACAGAACGCAGGAATTGATTAAACCGGAACGGCTCAGGATAGAAAGGGAATTGCTGGAAATGGAGCACAGATACGGAGGTCGGGCATTCGCCTATGTAGGAAAATGCCTATACTGTCCCGATTCCGAATGCGCCCGCAAATGCAACCGTCCTTGCCTGCATCCGGACAAAGTACGTCCCTCGCTTGAAGCATTCGGGTTCGATATGACACGAACACTCTCGGAACTTTTCGGGATAGAGCTGCTTTGGGGAAAGGATGGTATTCTACCGGAATATCTTGTGATTGTAAGCGGATTATTTCATAATTCGGCAGAAAATATTATCAGTCATACGAAGCGTAATCAGGATTCAGGAAACCTATAA
- a CDS encoding OmpA family protein — MTKQIFFILAVLCTLQAQASIQPVQVDTVQHTPYYNVSEELQPIQPVYLDGVVLPASLTGNWFVSIAGGTSAFLGTPLGCEDLFGRLKPSYSFAVGKWFTPSVGARINYSGVQFKDGTLSNQDYHHIHADLLWNVLGCRYARQEQVRWNLAPFAGVGLLHNASNGNNPFTVSYGVQGEYRISKRVSAMLELSGTTTFQDFDGYGRPNRLGDHMVSLTAGFTFHLGKVGWKRAVDATSYIRQNEWLVDHANILSGENKRYKDWYDRNRRTVAELKKILEIEGLLDKYGHLVNDDETDRRQGYPRNNYSGLNSLRARLKNRHWDGISLLDSASIGYGNNGDDAEKPGIIVSERTELIQAGNCIGSPVYFFFNLNTAHLTDASQMLNLDELARVAKKYGLSLRVTGAADSSTGTPVLNGSLSTSRADYIVAELKKRGIPIERIVKVSRGGIADHVPVEVNRHTKVELFF; from the coding sequence ATGACGAAACAAATCTTTTTTATATTGGCCGTGCTTTGCACGTTGCAGGCACAGGCAAGTATACAACCCGTACAGGTGGATACTGTACAACATACACCGTACTATAATGTCTCGGAGGAACTGCAACCGATACAGCCCGTCTATCTTGACGGAGTGGTACTTCCGGCATCCCTGACTGGCAACTGGTTTGTCAGTATTGCCGGGGGTACGTCCGCCTTTCTCGGCACACCTCTCGGCTGCGAAGACCTCTTCGGACGCTTGAAACCCTCGTACAGTTTCGCAGTCGGAAAATGGTTCACTCCGTCCGTCGGCGCACGTATCAATTACAGCGGTGTGCAGTTCAAAGATGGAACATTGTCCAATCAGGACTACCACCATATCCATGCGGATCTGCTGTGGAATGTCCTTGGCTGCAGATATGCCCGGCAAGAACAGGTACGCTGGAATCTTGCTCCCTTTGCCGGTGTCGGCCTGTTGCACAATGCCTCTAACGGGAATAATCCCTTTACTGTTTCGTATGGCGTACAGGGAGAATATCGGATTTCCAAACGAGTAAGTGCCATGTTGGAACTCTCCGGCACGACCACCTTTCAGGACTTCGATGGTTACGGACGCCCGAACCGCCTCGGCGACCACATGGTATCGCTGACCGCCGGTTTCACGTTTCATCTCGGAAAGGTCGGTTGGAAACGCGCGGTTGATGCGACATCTTACATTCGTCAGAATGAGTGGCTCGTGGATCATGCCAATATCTTATCCGGAGAAAACAAGCGTTATAAAGACTGGTACGACCGCAACCGACGGACGGTCGCAGAATTGAAGAAAATTCTGGAAATAGAAGGATTGCTTGACAAGTACGGTCATCTGGTTAATGACGATGAGACCGACCGCCGTCAAGGTTATCCCAGAAATAATTACAGCGGATTGAACTCACTACGGGCAAGATTGAAAAACCGGCATTGGGATGGAATCTCGCTGCTTGATTCTGCAAGTATTGGATATGGCAACAACGGAGATGATGCCGAGAAACCGGGCATAATCGTCTCTGAAAGGACGGAACTCATACAAGCCGGGAATTGCATCGGGTCGCCTGTCTATTTCTTTTTTAACCTCAATACGGCGCACCTGACGGATGCTTCCCAAATGCTTAACCTTGATGAACTGGCTCGCGTGGCCAAGAAATACGGATTATCCTTGAGAGTAACCGGTGCGGCCGACAGTTCGACTGGAACTCCTGTGCTTAATGGTTCATTAAGTACATCGAGAGCGGATTATATCGTTGCAGAATTGAAAAAGCGTGGCATACCGATCGAACGCATCGTCAAGGTAAGCAGAGGCGGCATAGCCGACCATGTACCGGTCGAAGTCAACAGGCATACGAAAGTAGAGTTGTTCTTTTAG
- the mobV gene encoding MobV family relaxase, with the protein MADQKQVLDMQVSKGITAAQSNEHLRDRSERAEKYAMNKGNYDPTRKHLNFEIAPGGKVRPIDTSRNIPERMADILERRGIKDPNEGLAEPKYRTVVNFIFGGSRKRMHELAFGTQNVDFDEGANNTRIKRMSDIERWAKDVYSFVSGKYGEQNIAAFIVHLDELNPHVHCTLLPIKDGRFAYKEIFAGKDKFEYSARMKQLHTDFFAEVNTRWGMSRGTSISETGARHRTTEEYRRMLSEECTTIEENIDRHQKVLATLQSDIRLAERRVKGLTTMVDNLEKSKAEKEALLSAAEQDLKANKGDAEQLAAQVKSLEKELAGINRQLADKQEKLQTADRQLAELKENMDAIEERTGELKEEAYKYSHDIHSKVDTLLKDVLLENVVGEYRNVSAQMDVAERQLFDGSLVQSIAEQGTDVMHCATMLFLGMVDDATTFAETRGGGGGGSDLKWGRDEDEDNRAWALRSMRMASRMMRPAIGKKPKR; encoded by the coding sequence ATGGCAGATCAAAAACAGGTACTTGATATGCAGGTGTCGAAAGGCATCACCGCAGCCCAAAGCAACGAACATTTGCGTGACCGCAGTGAAAGGGCGGAAAAGTACGCTATGAATAAGGGGAATTACGACCCCACACGCAAACACCTGAACTTCGAGATTGCGCCCGGAGGCAAGGTACGTCCCATTGACACGAGCCGCAACATTCCCGAACGGATGGCGGACATATTGGAGAGGCGTGGAATCAAAGACCCCAACGAAGGACTGGCAGAACCGAAGTACCGCACGGTGGTGAACTTCATTTTCGGCGGTTCCCGTAAGCGGATGCACGAACTCGCGTTCGGCACGCAGAACGTGGATTTTGATGAAGGTGCGAACAATACCCGTATCAAAAGAATGAGCGATATTGAACGCTGGGCGAAAGACGTCTATTCATTCGTGAGTGGCAAATATGGCGAGCAGAACATCGCCGCATTCATCGTACACCTTGACGAATTGAACCCTCATGTGCATTGTACTTTGTTGCCAATCAAAGACGGCCGCTTTGCGTACAAGGAAATATTCGCCGGAAAGGACAAGTTTGAATACAGCGCAAGGATGAAACAGCTTCATACCGACTTTTTCGCCGAAGTCAATACAAGGTGGGGAATGTCGAGAGGAACAAGCATATCCGAAACAGGCGCACGGCACAGGACTACCGAAGAATACCGCCGTATGCTATCGGAAGAATGTACGACCATCGAGGAAAATATAGACCGCCACCAAAAGGTGCTGGCAACCCTTCAATCGGACATCCGTCTGGCAGAGCGCAGGGTCAAGGGGCTTACGACAATGGTCGATAACCTTGAGAAGTCGAAAGCCGAAAAAGAGGCTCTGCTATCGGCAGCCGAACAGGATTTGAAAGCGAACAAGGGCGATGCGGAACAATTAGCCGCACAAGTTAAAAGTCTGGAGAAAGAGCTGGCAGGCATCAACAGGCAACTGGCAGACAAGCAGGAGAAGTTACAGACGGCTGACCGGCAGCTTGCCGAGCTGAAAGAGAACATGGATGCCATTGAGGAACGTACCGGGGAACTCAAGGAGGAAGCCTACAAATACTCCCATGATATACATTCCAAAGTGGACACGTTGCTCAAGGATGTCCTGCTGGAAAATGTGGTCGGCGAGTATAGGAACGTATCGGCACAGATGGACGTGGCGGAACGGCAACTGTTCGACGGCTCGCTCGTCCAGTCCATAGCGGAACAAGGTACAGACGTGATGCACTGCGCGACGATGCTGTTTCTCGGTATGGTCGATGATGCCACCACTTTTGCCGAAACTCGTGGCGGCGGAGGTGGCGGCAGCGACCTGAAATGGGGGCGCGATGAGGACGAGGACAACCGTGCATGGGCACTCCGCAGCATGAGGATGGCGAGCCGCATGATGCGTCCGGCCATTGGCAAGAAACCCAAACGGTAA
- a CDS encoding helix-turn-helix domain-containing protein gives MKNNQKIPVSILADREVFEYLKEKGDERKTRTEAYCDLLDKSLAGFVSPFLRKKDYVLQPNQCYLTVSDLASEWHWHRATVRSFLSAMEAFGLLTRIQLPKSVVITMTVQSGQAAQPRDAQEQPDFAGQLREVLSDWVIGKTTAAETGVMCGQLVSLAKAEIADRDAGHCSDTHSITTSAHSGTLVTEHRETALCCIAHAALQKILHKSRFDDSSPLVDFFRLDLGEEWAAFIESAKDLAGLILDTEASVTDFDMDEDQERLKSLRKPFLSLLAKAQAMVD, from the coding sequence ATGAAAAATAACCAAAAGATACCTGTTTCCATATTGGCAGACAGGGAGGTATTCGAATATCTCAAGGAGAAAGGGGATGAACGCAAGACACGCACCGAAGCGTACTGTGACCTGTTGGACAAATCACTGGCAGGTTTCGTTTCCCCGTTTTTAAGAAAGAAGGACTACGTGCTGCAACCCAACCAGTGCTACCTGACCGTTTCCGACCTCGCATCGGAGTGGCATTGGCACAGGGCTACCGTCCGTTCTTTTTTGAGTGCAATGGAGGCATTCGGCTTGCTGACCCGCATCCAGCTTCCCAAAAGCGTGGTCATTACCATGACCGTACAATCCGGTCAGGCAGCACAGCCCCGCGATGCACAGGAGCAGCCGGACTTTGCCGGACAGCTCCGTGAGGTATTGTCCGATTGGGTAATCGGCAAAACGACCGCTGCCGAAACTGGCGTAATGTGTGGACAACTCGTAAGTCTGGCAAAGGCTGAAATTGCCGACCGTGACGCCGGACACTGTTCGGACACCCATTCCATCACGACCTCCGCACATTCCGGCACTTTGGTCACGGAACATCGTGAAACAGCCCTGTGCTGCATCGCCCACGCCGCCCTGCAAAAAATCCTGCACAAGTCGAGATTCGATGACAGTTCGCCGCTTGTGGATTTCTTCCGGCTTGACCTCGGCGAAGAATGGGCAGCTTTCATCGAGTCCGCCAAAGACCTCGCCGGGCTGATTCTCGACACCGAGGCATCAGTGACGGACTTCGACATGGACGAAGACCAAGAACGCCTCAAATCGCTTCGCAAACCCTTTTTATCGCTTCTGGCGAAGGCACAGGCGATGGTGGATTGA
- a CDS encoding recombinase family protein has translation MAKVGYIFEANSYDAFDADKEWMRQYGCVQVVEESVGHETLRPRWKQLMSNLERGDELVVSKFSNAVRGLRELSALIELCRIKVVRIISIHDKIDTDNKLFPDTTPAEVLAMFGALPEEVAVLRKSSDKIIRLQQSISIPITKKSMSKTERDKKIVDMYNNGYSIRDIWKESGVRSKSTVYSILNKYKVQLNRTPGRVPGIRK, from the coding sequence ATGGCAAAAGTCGGTTATATATTCGAGGCGAATTCCTACGATGCGTTTGATGCGGATAAGGAATGGATGCGCCAGTACGGGTGTGTACAAGTGGTTGAAGAATCGGTCGGACACGAGACGCTCAGACCGAGATGGAAACAACTGATGTCGAATCTTGAAAGAGGCGACGAATTGGTGGTGTCAAAATTCAGCAATGCCGTGCGTGGTTTACGGGAACTATCGGCATTGATCGAGCTATGCCGCATCAAGGTCGTGCGTATTATCTCCATTCACGATAAAATTGACACCGACAACAAATTGTTTCCGGACACGACACCGGCGGAAGTATTGGCCATGTTCGGGGCATTACCGGAGGAAGTGGCTGTTTTGCGGAAGTCGTCAGATAAGATTATACGCCTGCAGCAGAGTATCAGTATTCCGATTACCAAAAAAAGTATGAGTAAAACTGAACGGGACAAAAAAATCGTGGATATGTATAACAATGGGTATTCAATCCGTGATATTTGGAAAGAGAGCGGTGTCCGGAGTAAAAGCACCGTGTACAGCATTCTCAATAAATACAAGGTTCAGCTTAACCGAACACCGGGACGCGTGCCGGGCATCCGGAAATAG
- a CDS encoding HU family DNA-binding protein → MKNNMTKAEIVAQISRQSGIEKTVVMTVVESFMENVKESMVAGNEVFLRGFGSFVIKRRAEKTARNISKNTTIKIPAHNIPAFKPAKAFLNAVKENK, encoded by the coding sequence ATCAAGAACAATATGACAAAAGCGGAAATTGTCGCTCAGATCTCACGGCAGAGCGGAATTGAGAAAACGGTTGTGATGACTGTGGTGGAATCATTCATGGAAAATGTAAAAGAGTCGATGGTTGCGGGAAACGAGGTGTTCTTGCGCGGCTTCGGCAGCTTTGTTATAAAACGGAGAGCTGAAAAGACGGCCCGGAACATTTCGAAGAATACGACAATTAAAATTCCCGCTCACAACATCCCTGCATTCAAACCTGCCAAAGCATTTCTGAATGCGGTAAAAGAGAACAAGTAG
- a CDS encoding single-stranded DNA-binding protein, whose amino-acid sequence MKKIENNFVVTGFVGKDAEIRQFTNASVARFPLAVSRLENNGEESKRVSAFMNFEAWRKNENTGSFDQLTKGTMLTVEGYFKPEEWSDQSGVKHNRIVIVAVKFYPPVEKEETPEKPAKPAKKGKK is encoded by the coding sequence ATGAAAAAGATTGAAAACAATTTCGTAGTAACCGGTTTCGTAGGAAAGGATGCAGAAATCCGTCAGTTCACCAACGCAAGTGTAGCACGTTTCCCTCTGGCAGTAAGCCGACTGGAGAATAATGGCGAGGAATCCAAACGCGTTTCCGCCTTTATGAATTTTGAGGCGTGGCGTAAAAACGAGAACACCGGGTCGTTCGACCAACTGACCAAGGGTACGATGCTGACCGTCGAGGGGTATTTCAAGCCCGAAGAATGGAGCGACCAAAGCGGTGTGAAACACAACCGTATCGTGATAGTCGCCGTCAAGTTCTATCCGCCCGTCGAGAAGGAGGAGACTCCTGAAAAGCCGGCCAAACCAGCGAAAAAAGGCAAGAAATAA